The genome window ATGTATCAAGCATTAAATATGCTAATATACCCACAAATAAAAATCAAAAATTTTAAAAAAAACATAATTCAAACTAATGCACCAAAAATAAAAAAAAAAGATGCAAAAATATCTTGGTCATTACCAGTAGTATACATAGATCGATTAATTAGAGCATTTGATCCATGGCCTTGTTGTTATTTTTTAATTAATAATCACCATATAAAAATTAAAAAATTTTCTGTTACATCTTTCAAAAAAAACAGATTTAAAAAAGGAGAAATCATTAGTATTAGCAAAAAAGGAATAAAAATTAATACAAAGTGTGGTGTTTTACGGATAGAGAAGATAAAAATACCTGGAAAAAAAACATTACATATAAAAGATATTATGAATTCAAATAGAAAATTATTTGTTCAAAATGAAATACTACCATAAATAAACATTTTATATCATGTAATATTTTTTCAAAAATACAAAAAAAATAACGGCACAAAAATGCCGTTTTTGTTTAAATAATATACAAAAATTCTAATTTTATTAAATAATTTTTATATATTTCGACCTACTAGTTCTACATAGGCCATAGTAGCATTGTCACCTTTTCTAAAACCACATTTTAATATACGTAGATATCCACCCGGACGAGAATAAAAATACGGACCTAATTCATTAAATAATTTTTTAACAGTAAAAATATCACGAATACGAGAAAAAACTATTCGACGATTAGCAATCGTATCATATTTTGATCGTGTAATAAGAGGCTCAATAAAACGTCGTAACTCCTTAGCTTTTGGTAAAGTTGTTTTAATATATTCATATTGAATTAAAGAACATGTCATATTTTTAAACATAGCTTTAATATGACTACGTGTCCTATTTAATGATCGCCCCTTTTTTTTATGTCTCATAATTTATATATCCTTTTAACTCTATTCAGAAATTTTAAAATTATATCTCTATAAAAACTATGTTAACTAAAATATTTATTTATCTATCAAACTATTTGGAGGCCAATTACTTAATTTCATTCCCAAAGATAACCCTTTAGAAGCTAGAATATCTTTAATTTCTGTTAGTGATTTTTTACCTAAATTAGGTGTTTTTAATAATTCTACTTCAGTTTTTTGAACTAAATCACCAATATAATGAATGCTTTCGGCTTTTAAACAATTTGCAGAACGAACAGTCAACTCCAAGTCATCTACAGGACGTAGTAGGCCCGGATCAAATTCAGGTTTTTCTTCTTTAACTACTGGCTCATGAATACCTCTTAAATCAACAAAAGATTCTAATTGTTCTGCCAAAATAGTAGCAGCTTTTCTAATAGCTTCTTCTGGATCAAGTGTACCATTAGTTTCCATTTCTATTATTAACTTGTCTAAATCAGTTCTTTGCTTTACTCTAGCAGCTTCAACATTATATGTAATGCGCTCTATAGGGCTATATGATACATCTAAAAATAATTTTCCAATAACATGATTATCTTGTAAGAGATCTTTTTGAGATTTAGCAGTAATATACCCTCTACCGCGCATTACTTTCATACGCATATCTATAAAAACATCTGGACAAGTAATATTACAAATAACATGTTTTAAGTTTATAATTTCTACAGAAGAATCGTGACTAATATCCGCAGCAATAACAGGTCCAGTGCCATTTTTTTTTAAAGATACTACTACTTCATTTTTACCAAATAATTTTATTGATAAACCTTTCAAATTCAATAAAATGTCTAGTATGTCTTCTCTTATACCTTTTTTATGCATATATTCATGCAATATACCATTTATTTCAACTTCAGTAACAGCACAACCAGACATAGAAGATAATAAAATTCTTCTTAAAGCACTACCTAGTGTATGTCCAAAACCACGCTCCAATGGTTCTAATGTAATTTTAGCATGCGTTGCACTGATTTGTTCAATATTAACTAGTCTAGGTTTTAAAAAATCTTCTACAAAGTCCTGCATACTGCCTCTCTCCGATAATCATCATAATTATTACTTTGAATATAATTCGACTATCAAATGCTCATTAATATCAGAAGATAAGTCATGACGCTCTATTGGACGTATAAATGTACCTTCCATTGTCTTATAATTAACATCTAACCAGCTACATTGCTCACGTTGTTTTATAAGTTCCATAGCAGCCTGAATTCTTAATTGTTTTTTAGAACGTTCACAAATAGAAATTTTATCTTGAACAGAAACTTGATAAGAAGGAATATTTACAATGTTATTATTCACACAGATAGATTTATGGTTAATCAACTGACGTGATTCTGCTCTAGTAGAACCAAAACCCATACGATATACAACATTATCTAAACGATTTTCTAGTAAAAATAACAAATTTTGACCGGTATTACCTTTTAACTTAGAGGCTTTTTTATAATAGTTATGAAACTGTCTTTCTAATATTCCATACAAACGTCTTATTTTTTGTTTTTCTCTTAATTGTGTACCATAACCTGATAAACGTAATTTTCTTAATCCATGTTGACCCGGAGAATGATCAATTTTACACTTAGATTCAATAGATCGTACACCTGATTTTAAAAACAAATCTGATCCTTCTCGTCTACTTAATTTTAATTTAGGACCTAAATATTTTGCCATATCTCTCTTCTCTTATTTATATGTACATAAAATCATTAAACTCTACGTTTTTTAGAGGGTCGACATCCGTTATGAGGAATAGGAGTAACATCTGTAATATTAGTAATCCGAAAACCTGAAGCGTTTAAAGCTCGAATTGTAGATTCACGACCAGGACCAGGACCTTTAACCATAATTTCTAAATTTTTTATTCCATAGTCTTTAACTCGATCAGCACATTTTTCTGCTGCTACTTGAGCAGCAAACGGAGTAGATTTTCTTGAACCTCGAAAACCAGAACCTCCAGAAGTAGCCCATCCTAGAGTATTTCCTTGACGATCAGTAATAGTAACAATTGTATTATTAAACGATGCATGAATATGCGCAATACCATCTAAAACTTGTTTTTTTATATTTTTTTTAGGAATCTTTGCTATTTTTTTTGACATAATCAATTATTTTCCTAAGTTATCTACTTTTTATTAACTTTCTAGGACCTTTGCATGTACGAGCATTTGTTTTCGTTCTTTGTCCGCGTACTGGCAAGTGTTTACGATGACGCACTCCTCTATAACAGCCAATATCCATTAACCTTTTTATGTTAATAGTTCTTTCCCTACGTAAATCTCCTTCAATAACAAGAGTAGATATAAGTTTACGCAATTTATCAATTTGTTGTTCATTTAATGTATTAATTTTAATGTCATATCTAAGATTTATAGCATTACAAATTTTTTTAGACAATGATAAACCAATTCCATAAATTCCAGTTAAAGCTATTAATACATGCTTATGATCAGGAATATTTATCCCAGCAATTCTTGTCACAAAAGTATCCTCTCTATATCTAGTAAATTAGATATCTAATTTATATATAACTACACACAACAGTATTTACTGAATTATTAAAAAATATTATCTTTATAACAAAGAAGTATATATGAATATTATCCTTGTCTTTGTTTATGTTTAGGATCATTCTTGCAAACAACACGAATTACATTTTTTCGACGAACAATTTTACAACTACGACACAATTTTTTAACTGATGCGCGAACTTTCATTGATACTCCAAAATAAACATTATACTGATATTATTTTAATTTTTTAAATATAAATTCGCTTTTTTTAATATTTTTTTATATCGAGTAGACATCATTAATGTTTGTATTTGCATAATAAATTCCATGAGTACTACTACTACAATCAATAAAGAAGTACCCCCGAAATAAAAAGGGACTTTTAAACAATAATGCATAATATCTGGTATTAAACATATAAATACAGTATACATAGAACCAATTGTTGTTAACTTTAAAACAATTTTTTTAATGTATTGTTCAGTTCGTAATCCAGGTCTAATTCCAGGCACAAAAGCACCTGATTTTTTTAAATTAGTAGCAGTATCTTTAGAATTAAACATTACACTAGTATAAAAAAAACAAAAAAATATTATTAATATTACATTTGTACATACAAAAACACTATGATTAAATTTAAAAAAATCAAAAAATTTTATTAGAAATATTTTATCATGAAAAACATGACGACAATATGTTACAATAATAGATGGAAAAAGAATCAGACTAGAAGAAAAAATAACAGGTACAACACCGGCCATATTAACTTTTAAAGGTAAGTAACTATGATGTGATGAATGCATATTTCTACCTTGATGACGACGAGCATAGCACACAACAATGTTACGTTGACTTTTTTCGAAAAATACTACTGTAAAAATTACAAATAACATAACTAGCAGTATCGATAACAAATATAAATTATTAAAATTATAAATATTCATTACAGAAAATGTTTTGTTTATAGAAACAGGCAAAGAGGATATTATTCCAAAAAAAATTATTAAAGAAATACCGTTACCTATTCCTTTATCTGTAATAAATTCTCCTAACCACATCAAAAAAATAGTTCCTGTTACCATGCTAATGATTGAAATTATATAAAAATAAAAATCTGTAAACACAAAAATATTTTGCATACCAGGAATAAACGGTAGTCCAATCACAACACTAATTGATTGAATTACAGATAAAAATAATGTTAAATATTTAGTATACTGGTTAATTTTTTTTGTTCCTTCTTCTCCTTCTTTTTTTAAATTACGTAAATGTGAGCAAATCAATGTTAATAACTGCATTATAATAGAAGAGGAAATATATGGCATTACACCCAGCGTAAATATTGAAATACGATTTAAAGATCCTCCAGAAAAAATATTAAACATAGTAAACAAAGAACTATTTTTATGGATAAGGAATTGTTCTAAAACCTTCATATTAATACCTGGAATAGGTATAAAAGAACCAATACGAAATATTATAATAGCAACAAGTACCAATAACATTCTTTTTTTTAAATTATATAATATAGACATAATGTATTTTCTGTTAGTAGTAAAATTATTTAAATAAAAAACATTTAGTTTGTAATCATTCCTCCAATTGATTCAATATATAACCGTACTCCTTTAGTAACAGATAATCCAGAAATTACTATTGGTTTTTCTATCATTCCAATCTTGATAATCTTAACATATCTAATATTTTTTTTAATTAAATTTGTTTTTTTTAAAACAGACATATTTATTATCTTGAAATGAGAAATTCTATTCAATTCAAACAATCTAACTTCATCTATAAACATTTTCTTTTTGGATGTAAAACCAAATTTAGGAATTCTTCTATATAAAGGTGTTTGTCCTCCTTCAAAACTTTTTCTAACCTTTCCTCCCGATCTAGATTTTTGACCTTTATGTCCTCTTCCACCTGTTTTTCCTAAACCTGAACCAATCCCTCTACATATACGTTTTCTTTTTTTTTTTATATATATGGAGTTCGACAATACATTTAGATACATAATTTTTCCTCTTTATTAACAGACACCATATAAGAAACTTTTTTAATCATACCACGAATAGATGGAGTATCTTCTCGTTGTACAGTATCACCAATATGACGTAAACCTAATCCTTTAATCGTAGCTATATGTTTAGGTAAACGACCAATTTTACTTTTTATTTGCGTAATAAAAATTTTTTTCATAAACAAAAATACACCATTTTATTTTAAATATTAATAATAGATTTACTAAGTTTTTGTGCTATCATTTCTGGTGATCGAATTTTTTTTAAACCATCAATGGTAGCTCTAACTACATTGATAGGATTAGTAGATCCATATATTTTAGCTAAAATATTCTGAATTCCTACGACTTCTAATACAAACCTCATTGCACCACCAGCAATAATTCCGGTACCATCTGATGCAGGTTTCATAAATATCTTAGATCCTGTATGAGAACCATATACCGAATGTTGTATAGTATTTCTATGTAATGGAATTATAATCATATTTTTTCTAGCTCTTTCCATAGATTTTTGAATAGCTGCAGGAACTTCCCGAGCCTTTCCATAACCAAAACCTACTTTTCCTTTACCGTTACCTACTACTGTCAAAGCAGTAAAAGAAAAAATTCTTCCTCCCTTCACTGTTTTAGAGACACGATTAACTATAATTAATTTTTCCTGTAAATCTAGAGATAATTTTTTATCAAAATTCATATATGTCATCCTTTTCTATTTAAAAAACCAAACCAGATATACGAGCAGATTCCGCTAATTCTTTAACTCGACCATGATATTTAAAACCAGAACGATCAAAAAAAACAATTTTTATTCCTTTTTGTAATGCTCTTTCAGCAATTAATTGTCCAATTATTTTAGCAGAATGTTTATTACCAGTATAGGTATGGTTAATGTTTAATTTTTTAAACTCTACAGTAGAAGCACACGTAGAAACAATAGATTCTTTAGAAACTATAATTTGTGCGTATATATGTTTAGATGTACGATGCACTACTAAGCGAAATAATTGATTAGAATATTTATTTTTACGTATTTTAGTGCATCGACGAATTCGTGAATATTTTTTATTAATTTTTCCTTTCATACTATTTTTTTTTAGCCTCCTTAATACGTACAGTTTCATGCAAATAACGAATACCTTTTCCTTTATAAGGTTCAGGAACACGATATAATCGTATATTTGCTGCTACTTGTCCAACTAATTGTTTATCTATACTCTTTAAAACAATCTCACTTTGAGATATAATTGAAGCTGTTACTATATGTGGAATTTTATAAATTACAGGATGCGAAAAGCCTAAATATAATTTTAGGATATTTTTACTTTCTAGTATAACACGATACCCAACACCCAATAAATTTAATTGTTTTTTAAAACCTTCTGTAACACCTAAAATCATAGAATAAACTAAAGAACGACAAGTACCAGCTTGCATCCAACCGTATGATGTAGATAAATGATTATGTGAAAAAAACAAAGAACCATCTTTTTTAAGAATTTTTACACATACATGTATTATGCGCGTTAATGAACCTAAAGGTCCGTTTACTGTAATTTTGTAATTAGATAAATCAACAGCTACATTATTTGGAATGATAATAGATGATTTTGCAACACGAGACATTTTTATATTCCTCTATTCAAAAATATTAATAAACTTAACTTACATAACATATAATTTCTCCACCTAATCCTTTTTTTCGTGCAATTTTATTAGTCATTATTCCCCTAGAAGTAGAAAGAATAGCGATACCTAAATTATTCATTACAACAGGTATTTTATATTTCGTACAATACCGACGTAGACTTGGACGACTAACTCTAGAAATATGTTCAATAACTGATTTTCCATTATAATATTTTAAAAAAATCTTTAATTGAGAAATATGAATATTCTGTATTTTATAATTACAAATATATCCTTCATACTTCAAAACTTTAATAATATTTTCTTTAATTTTAGAAAAAGGAACAGTTACAAAAATTTTATTAGAATGTTGACCATTACGAATAGATGTCAACATATCTGATATGGGATCTTGCATACTCATAAAATACACCTTATATCATATAATTAAGTTAATTTATAATATCTAAAAATTACCAACTTGCTTTTGTTAAACCCGGTATTTCTCCTCGCATAGCAGATTCACGTAACTTCATACGACTCAATCCAAACTTGCGAAGAAAAGCGTGTGGACGTCCAGTTTGTCGACAACGATTACGTTGTCGTGATGGACTAGAATCTCTAGGAAGAGTTTGTAGTTTAAGCATAGCATTCCAACGATCTTTATCTAATGATAATTTTGATTTTATGATTTTTTTTAATTGAACACGCGCTGAATAATATTTAATTGCTAATTTAACTCTTTTAATTTCTCTAAATTTCATAGATTGTTTTGCCATTATTTTTACCATTATAATTTTATTTTTGAAAAGGAAAATTAAATGCTGAAAGTAAACGCTCACATTCCTGATCAGAATTAGCATTTGTAGTAATTGTAATATCCATGCCTCTAATAGAATCAATTTTTTCGTAATTAATTTCAGGAAAAATAATTTGTTCACGAATGCCTAAGCTATAATTACCCGTACCATCAAATGATTTTCGTGATAAACCTCTAAAATCACGTATACGAGGTATTGCAATAGTTATTAATTTATCAAAAAAATCCCATTTTCTTGTTCCTCTTAAAGTAACCTTACATCCTATTGGATAACCCTTACGAATTTTAAAAGTTGCAATAGATTTTTTAGCAACAGTTATAACTGGTTTTTGACCAGAAATTCTCATTAAATCATTCATAGCATGTTCTAATACTTTTTTATCTGTTACGGATTTTCCTATACCCATATTTAAAGTAATTTTTTCAATTTGAGGAACAGCCATAACGGTAGAATAATTTAATTCCTTCATTAACGTAGGAATTACATAATTTAAATAATAAAGATGTAGTCTTTTCATACTTTAATTTCCTTACTTTACTTCAATAATTCTTTAGTAGATTTATATCTGCGCATTTTTTTGCCATTAATCCAACAAAATTCTATTTTATCCGCTTTATTGGTTTCTTTATTAAAAATAGAAACGTTAGAGATATGAATAGGCAACTCTCTTGAAATAATTCCAGCTACTTGTTGTTTTTCTGGAATTGCTTTTTGATGTTTTTTAACTAAATGAACACCTTGAACAATAACTGTTCTATCGCTATAACACATCTTTTGTACTATACCTATTTTACCTTTATCTCTTCCTGTTAATACTATCACTACATCATGAAAACGTATTTTTGCAGCCATTATTTAGTTTCCTTATCATAATACTTCTGGAGCTAAAGAAATAATTTTCATAAAAGATTCTGTTCTTAATTCTCTTGTCACAGGACCAAATATCCGAGTTCCAATAGGCTGACCGGTTGTATCATTTAAAATAACACATGCATTATTATCAAAACAAATCATTGATCCGTCTGATCTACGAATCCCTTTTTTAGTACGAACAATAACTGCTTTCATAACATCACCTTTTTTAACTTTACTACGAGGAATTGCCTCTTTAATTGCTACTTTAATTATATCACCAATTCCAGCATATCGTCGACGAGAACCTCCTAATACTTTTATGCACATAACTAATCGAGCGCCAGAATTATCAGCTACATATAAAATGGTTTGTACTTGAATCATATATAATCCTATATTTTTTATATAAAATATAAAGTTTTAAAAATATAAATATTAAAATATAATAACAGAAGACATGAAACTATCTATTCATAATTCTCATGCCTCCGTGTATAAAAATAAAAAATTTTAAATAAAAGATTTTTCTAAAATACGCAAAAGAGTCCAAGATTTAGTCTTAGAAATTGGTCGGCATTCATAAATTTCAACTATATCACCAATTTTACAAGCATCTTGTGGATCATGTACACATAATTTTGTTCTTTTTTTTACAAATTTTCCATAAATAACGTGTTTTATTTTACGATCTATATTTACAATTACAGATTTTTGCATTTTATTACTAACAACACAACCTTTTAAAATGTTTTTTTTATCATTCATTATGTATTATTTATCCGATCTGTTAAAACAGTTTTTATGCGTGCAATTTCTTTTCTAATTTTTTTCATTATATGAGTTTTTTTTAGTTTTCCAGATGCTAATTGTAAACGCATATTTAATTGTTCCTGCAATAACTCTAATAATTTTTTTTTTAAATCTTGTTTACTAGTATCATATTGTGTAATATTATGCATAATTAGAATACCGTTTTAGAAACAAAAATAGTTTTAATAGGTAATTTAGATGAGGCTAATTTGAAAACAGAACGTGATTCTTGTTCAGAAATACCTTCAATTTCATATAGTATTTTTCCAGGTTGAACTAAAGCAACCCAGTATTCTACATTACCTTTACCTTTTCCCATGCGTACTTCTAAAGGTTTTTGTGTAATAGGTTTATCAGGAAACACACGAATCCACATTTTTCCTTGACGTTTAACTGATCTAGTGATTGTCTTACGAGCTGATTCAATTTGTCTAGCTGTCAGCCTACCCCTATCAATAGCTTTTAAACCATACGTTCCAAAACTTATTTTATTATCAACCGAAAGACCTCTATTTTTTCCTTTATGCATTTTACGAAACTTAGTACGTTTTGGTTGTAACATACACACATCTCCGTAATTTTATCTACGATATTTTCGAGAAAATTTTTTCATAAAACCAAATTTTTTTTTATCTTGTAATTTATCTAAAACCATTCCACCTAATATTTCACCTTTAAAAATCCATACTTTTACACCAATAACTCCATATGTAGTATGTGCTTCTGATGCACTATATTCGATATTAGCCCTCAAAGTATGTAAAGGAACTCTGCCCTCTCTGTACCATTCTCTTCGCGCAATTTCTACTCCACCTAAACGTCCACTCACTTCAATTTTTATACCTTTTGCGCCTTGACGTATAGCGTTTTGTACAGAACGTTTCATAGCTCTACGAAACATTATTCTTCTCTCTAATTGAGATGCAATGTTATCAGCTACTAATTTAGCATCTAGTTCTGGTTTTCGAATTTCAGAAATATTAATTTGAGCTGGAACCGATGTTAAATTAGAAATTTGAATTCGTAATTTTTCAACATCTTCACCTTTTTTACCAATTACAATGCCAGGTCTAGCTGTATAAATAGTTAATTTAATACTTTTCGATAAACGTTCAATAATTATTTTTGAAATAGATGCAGTAATCAACTTTTTCATTATAAATCTACGCACTTGAAAATCACTATCTATATAATTTGAAAATTCTTTTTTACTAGCAAACCAAATAGAGTTCCACGATTTAATAATACCTAATCGCATACCATTAGGATGTACTTTTTGACCCATTATAATCCTCCACAACGTTTTATATCAGATAAAACAATTGTTACATGACTAGTTCTTTTTAAAATCCTATCTGCTCTACCTTTTGCTCTAGGCATCATACGTTTCATACTACTACCACTATTAACAAAAATTTGTGAAATAGTTAATATTTTTAAATCAATATCATAATTATGTTCAGCATTAGCCAAAGCTGAATGCAGTAATTTTTTTATTAACAATGCTGATTTTTTGTTTACACTAGATAAAATTCGTAATGCTAATAATGCTTTTTTACCGCGAATAATATTAGCTATTAGACGAATTTTTTGAGCAGAAGAACGAATTTGATTATATTTCGCTAATATATTCATTTTTTTTTCTTTATTATTTATTTTAAGGTTTTTTTAATTTTTTTATCTGCAATATGTCCTCTATAAGTTCTAGTCATAGAAAATTCTCCTAACTTATGACCAACCATTTCTTCTGTAATAAATACTGGAATATGCTGACGACCATTATGAACAGATATAGTCAAACCAATCATATTAGGAAAAATGGTAGAACGTCTAGACCAAGTACGAACTGGTTTTTTTTTTTCTTCTTTTAAAGACTTCTGAACTTTTTTTAATAAATGACCATCAATAAAAGGACCTTTCCGAAGAGAGCGAGGCATATACAATTATCCTATAGTTATTTTTTTCTATGACGTATAATAAACGATTCAGTTCGTTTATTTTTACGAGTTTTTTTACCTTTCGTATTTACACCCCACGGACTAACTGGATGTTTACCAAAATTCCTTCCTTCACCACCACCATGTGGATGATCGATAGGATTCATAGCTGTACCACGTACTGTAGGTCGAACACCTCGATGACGAGTAGCTCCAGCTTTACCTAACATACGTAACATATGTTCTGAATTACCTACTTCACCTATTGTAGCTCGACATTCTACATGTATTTTTCTTAATTCTCCTGAACGTAAACGAACAACAGAATATGTATCATCTTTAGAAATTAATTGCGCATAACTACCAGCAGATCTGGCTATTTGCCCTCCCTTACCAATTTTTACCTCAATATTATGCATTACCGTTCCTATAGGAATATTTTTAATAGGTAAAGCATTTCCAGTTTTAATTGATACTGAAGAACCTGATTCAATTACATCACCTATTTGAATACCTTTAGGTTCTAAAATATAGTACCTACTGCCATCTTTATATAATATAAGTGCAATATTAGACGATCGATTTGGATCATATTCAATTCTTTGAACAACCGCTTTAATATTATCCTTACATCGTTTAAAATCAATACAACGATATAGTCTTTTATGTCCTCCACCTATATGTCTAGTAGTAATACGACCGCAATTATTTCTTCCTCCAGTTTTAACTTTAGTCTGTAAAAGAGGTGCGTAAGGTTTTCCTTTATACAAACCAGGATTATTTACTTTAATTACATGACGCCTACCAGGAGATGTTGGCTTACACTTTATAATTGTCACATAAACTCCTTATCATATTCATTTAGAATGTCCTAAAAATTCTAAGTTTTGACCAGATTGTAAAATTACATAAGCTTTTTTCCAATCCATGCGCTTACATACTTTATTTTTTTGACGTTTTTTCTTTCCTTTAATAATCAAGGTATTAATTTTATATACTCGAACCTGAAAAATTTTTTCAACAGCTAGTTTAATTTCTAATTTAGTAACATTTTTTTTTACTTTAACTACTACGGTATTATGTTGTTGCATAGAATTGGATGTTTTCTCAGAAACATGCGAAGATAATAGCACTTTTAATAATTTTTCTGTAAGAATCATTGAAACATATCCTCAATTTTTTTAATCGCTGATATTGTAATTAATATAGTATCATATGATATCAAACTAACAGGATTAATAGCATTAACACTCAACACACATACATAATATAAGTTTCTAGCAGCATAAGACAAATTTTGATCAATCGGATCAGTAATAATCAGAACACGTTTGAAATTCATAGATTGTAATTTTTTAAACAAAATTTTTGTTTTAGGAGATTCTAAAAAAAAATCTGCAAATAAAAATAAACGATTTTGTCTAATTAATTCTGAAAAAATACTTTTCAAAGCGCCTTGATACATTTTTTTATTTATTTTTAAAATATATTTTTTAGGTTTAGCTGCAAAAGTTACACCACCTGATCTCCAAATAGGACTTCTTAAAGATCCTGCTCGTGCCTTACCTGTACCTTTTTGTCTCCATGGTTTTTTACCTGAACCAGATACTTCTGAACGACTTTT of Buchnera aphidicola (Cinara splendens) contains these proteins:
- the rplQ gene encoding 50S ribosomal protein L17, encoding MRHKKKGRSLNRTRSHIKAMFKNMTCSLIQYEYIKTTLPKAKELRRFIEPLITRSKYDTIANRRIVFSRIRDIFTVKKLFNELGPYFYSRPGGYLRILKCGFRKGDNATMAYVELVGRNI
- a CDS encoding DNA-directed RNA polymerase subunit alpha → MQDFVEDFLKPRLVNIEQISATHAKITLEPLERGFGHTLGSALRRILLSSMSGCAVTEVEINGILHEYMHKKGIREDILDILLNLKGLSIKLFGKNEVVVSLKKNGTGPVIAADISHDSSVEIINLKHVICNITCPDVFIDMRMKVMRGRGYITAKSQKDLLQDNHVIGKLFLDVSYSPIERITYNVEAARVKQRTDLDKLIIEMETNGTLDPEEAIRKAATILAEQLESFVDLRGIHEPVVKEEKPEFDPGLLRPVDDLELTVRSANCLKAESIHYIGDLVQKTEVELLKTPNLGKKSLTEIKDILASKGLSLGMKLSNWPPNSLIDK
- the rpsD gene encoding 30S ribosomal protein S4 produces the protein MAKYLGPKLKLSRREGSDLFLKSGVRSIESKCKIDHSPGQHGLRKLRLSGYGTQLREKQKIRRLYGILERQFHNYYKKASKLKGNTGQNLLFLLENRLDNVVYRMGFGSTRAESRQLINHKSICVNNNIVNIPSYQVSVQDKISICERSKKQLRIQAAMELIKQREQCSWLDVNYKTMEGTFIRPIERHDLSSDINEHLIVELYSK
- the rpsK gene encoding 30S ribosomal protein S11; protein product: MSKKIAKIPKKNIKKQVLDGIAHIHASFNNTIVTITDRQGNTLGWATSGGSGFRGSRKSTPFAAQVAAEKCADRVKDYGIKNLEIMVKGPGPGRESTIRALNASGFRITNITDVTPIPHNGCRPSKKRRV
- the rpsM gene encoding 30S ribosomal protein S13, yielding MTRIAGINIPDHKHVLIALTGIYGIGLSLSKKICNAINLRYDIKINTLNEQQIDKLRKLISTLVIEGDLRRERTINIKRLMDIGCYRGVRHRKHLPVRGQRTKTNARTCKGPRKLIKSR
- the rpmJ gene encoding 50S ribosomal protein L36, whose translation is MKVRASVKKLCRSCKIVRRKNVIRVVCKNDPKHKQRQG
- the secY gene encoding preprotein translocase subunit SecY; translated protein: MSILYNLKKRMLLVLVAIIIFRIGSFIPIPGINMKVLEQFLIHKNSSLFTMFNIFSGGSLNRISIFTLGVMPYISSSIIMQLLTLICSHLRNLKKEGEEGTKKINQYTKYLTLFLSVIQSISVVIGLPFIPGMQNIFVFTDFYFYIISIISMVTGTIFLMWLGEFITDKGIGNGISLIIFFGIISSLPVSINKTFSVMNIYNFNNLYLLSILLVMLFVIFTVVFFEKSQRNIVVCYARRHQGRNMHSSHHSYLPLKVNMAGVVPVIFSSSLILFPSIIVTYCRHVFHDKIFLIKFFDFFKFNHSVFVCTNVILIIFFCFFYTSVMFNSKDTATNLKKSGAFVPGIRPGLRTEQYIKKIVLKLTTIGSMYTVFICLIPDIMHYCLKVPFYFGGTSLLIVVVVLMEFIMQIQTLMMSTRYKKILKKANLYLKN
- the rplO gene encoding 50S ribosomal protein L15; this translates as MYLNVLSNSIYIKKKRKRICRGIGSGLGKTGGRGHKGQKSRSGGKVRKSFEGGQTPLYRRIPKFGFTSKKKMFIDEVRLFELNRISHFKIINMSVLKKTNLIKKNIRYVKIIKIGMIEKPIVISGLSVTKGVRLYIESIGGMITN
- the rpmD gene encoding 50S ribosomal protein L30 produces the protein MKKIFITQIKSKIGRLPKHIATIKGLGLRHIGDTVQREDTPSIRGMIKKVSYMVSVNKEEKLCI
- the rpsE gene encoding 30S ribosomal protein S5, producing MNFDKKLSLDLQEKLIIVNRVSKTVKGGRIFSFTALTVVGNGKGKVGFGYGKAREVPAAIQKSMERARKNMIIIPLHRNTIQHSVYGSHTGSKIFMKPASDGTGIIAGGAMRFVLEVVGIQNILAKIYGSTNPINVVRATIDGLKKIRSPEMIAQKLSKSIINI
- the rplR gene encoding 50S ribosomal protein L18, which encodes MKGKINKKYSRIRRCTKIRKNKYSNQLFRLVVHRTSKHIYAQIIVSKESIVSTCASTVEFKKLNINHTYTGNKHSAKIIGQLIAERALQKGIKIVFFDRSGFKYHGRVKELAESARISGLVF
- the rplF gene encoding 50S ribosomal protein L6; the encoded protein is MSRVAKSSIIIPNNVAVDLSNYKITVNGPLGSLTRIIHVCVKILKKDGSLFFSHNHLSTSYGWMQAGTCRSLVYSMILGVTEGFKKQLNLLGVGYRVILESKNILKLYLGFSHPVIYKIPHIVTASIISQSEIVLKSIDKQLVGQVAANIRLYRVPEPYKGKGIRYLHETVRIKEAKKK